In Oenanthe melanoleuca isolate GR-GAL-2019-014 linkage group LGE22, OMel1.0, whole genome shotgun sequence, the following proteins share a genomic window:
- the R3HDM2 gene encoding R3H domain-containing protein 2 isoform X3 has product MSNSSTAQESLEIMKESEKKVLEESVNKTKYVSRSPSKEEEKEGGEELSVRQESQKRTSSHGHARKRAKSNSKLKLVRSLAVCEESSGPFVDGLLESQDIIQLHVSCPSDKEEEKSTKDGVEKEEKEKNKEKTPRKMLSRDSSQEYTDSTGIDLHEFLVNTLKKNPRDRMMLLKLEQEILEFISDNNNQFKKFPQMTSYHRMLLHRVAAYFGMDHNVDQTGKAVIINKTSNTRIPEQRFSEHIKDEKNAEFPQRFILKRDDTSMDRDDNQIRLPLQDGRRSKSIEEREEEYQRVRERIFAREAGQNGFLTDSRGPREGLRAPGSRQSSTESELKALEPRPWSSTDSEGSSRSLRPPVTKASSFSGISILTRGDSIGSSKGSTASRGSRAGLVLGAPEACSQPPSSQPSRGLLPCSAPQPPPQAPGLPPAQQQPAMSSPIMSQADELSSPFGQISLSRQGSTEAPDPSSAMFQSSLISQHPQQPGFIMASPGQPIPTSSYSASGHTAPTQQVLQPQGYIQPPQQIQVSYFPPGQYPSSSQQYRPLSHPVAYSSQRPQQLPQQSQQPGLQPMMSNQQQTYQGVVGVQQAQPPGLLNSQRNNMGGQLQNVMGVQQAQPPGLLSNQRNNMGGQMQGLMVQYTPLPSYQVPMASESQNVVQQPFQQPVLVPASQSVQGGLQAGGVPIYYSVIPTAQQNGTSPSVGFLQPPGSEQYQMPQSPAPCSPPQMQQQYSGVSPSGPGVVVMQLNVPNGPQAPQNPPVVQWSHCKYYSLEQRGQKPGELYSPDSSAQASTQLSSPITSPTQSPTPSPITNLSSVCPGLSPLPVLTQFPRPMGPAQGDGRYSLLGQPLQYNLSLCPPPLLHNQPSYTGHQGQAGMKHGNRSKRQALKSASTDLGTSDVVLGRVLEVTDLPEGITRTEADKLFTQLAMAGAKIQWLKETQGRRGDGGGGGDNSGSAENGRHGDLAALYTIVAVFPSPLAAQNASLRLNNSLSRFKLRVAKKNYDLRVLERASSQ; this is encoded by the exons atgtccaacagcagcacaGCGCAGGAGTCCCTGGAAATTATGaaggaatcagaaaaaaaagtgcttgaGGAATCtgtgaacaaaaccaaatatgTGTCCAGGTCACccagcaaggaggaggagaaggagggaggggaggagctCAGCGTGCGCCAGGAGTCCCAG AAGCGAACGTCGAGCCACGGCCACGCCAGGAAAAGAGCCAAG TCTAACTCAAAGCTCAAACTGGTCAGGAGTTTGGCTGTGTGTGAGGAATCCTCGGGTCCCTTTGTGGATGGGCTGCTGGAGTCTCAG GACATCATCCAGCTGCATGTGAGCTGCCCCTCggacaaggaggaggagaaatccACAAAAGATGGggtggagaaagaggaaaaggagaagaataaagaaaaaaccccaaggaagATGCTGTCTCGAG attccaGCCAGGAATACACAGACTCCACTGGAATAGATTTACATGAATTTTTAgtaaatacactgaaaaaaaacccacg GGATAGAATGATGCTGCTGAAGTTGGAACAGGAGATTCTGGAGTTCATCAGTGATAACAA caACCAGTTCAAGAAGTTCCCCCAGATGACCTCGTACCACCGGATGCTGCTGCACCGGGTCGCTGCTTATTTTGGGATGGATCACAACGTGGATCAGACTGGCAAGGCTGTGATCATCAACAAGACCAGTAACACACGAAT ccctgagcagagatTCTCTGAGCACATCAAGGATGAGAAGAATGCAGAATTCCCCCAGAGGTTTATCCTGAAACGAGATGACACCAGCATGGATCGGGATGATAACCAG ATCAGACTCCCCTTGCAGGATGGGAGGAGGAGCAAATCCATAGAAGAGCGGGAGGAGGAGTACCAGCGGGTCAGGGAGCGGATTTTTGCACGAGAG gctggccAGAATGGATTCCTCACAGACAGCAG gggccccagggaggggctgagAGCCCCGGGCAGCcgccagagcagcactgagagcgAGCTGAAGGCGCTGGAGCCGCGGCCCTGGAGCAGCACGGACTCGGAGGGCTCCAGCCGCAGCCTGAGGCCACCTGTCACCAAGGCCAGCAGCTTCAGTGGCATCTCCATCCTCACCAGGGGGGACAGCATCGgcagcagcaagggcagcacGGCCAGCAGGGGCTCTCGGGCAG GTTTGGTGCTGGGTGCCCCTGAGGCTTGCAGCCAGCCCCCATCCTCGCAGCCCAGCCGTGGCCTCCTGCCCTGCTCGGCCCCACAGCCGCCCCCCCAGGCCCCtgggctgcccccagcccagcagcagccagccatGAGCAGCCCCATCATGTCCCAG GCCGACGAGCTCAGCAGCCCCTTTGGGCAGATCAGCCTCAGCAGGCAGGGCTCCACCGAGGCTCCAGATCCCTCCTCGGCGATGTTCCAGTCGTCCCTCATCTCCCAGCACCCTCAGCAGCCAGGATTCATCATGGcgagccctgggcagcccatccCCACCTCCAGCTACTCGGCCTCGGGGCACACGGCCCCCAcccagcaggtgctgcagccccagggctaCATTCAGCCTCCCCAGCAA ATTCAGGTTTCTTACTTCCCCCCCGGGCAGTACCCGAGCTCCAGCCAGCAATACCGACCCCTCAGTCACCCAGTGGCCTACAGCTCCCAGcgcccccagcagctcccccagcagtCCCAGCAGCCAG GTTTACAGCCAATGATGTCCAACCAGCAGCAAACATACCAAGGTGTGGTGGgggtgcagcaggcacagccccccGGGCTCCTCAACAGCCAGAGGAACAACATGGGGGGCCAGCTGCAGAACGTGATGGgggtgcagcaggcacagccccccGGGCTCCTCAGCAACCAGAGGAACAACATGGGGGGCCAGATGCAAGGTCTGATGGTCCAGTACACACCACTGCCTTCCTACCAG GTTCccatggccagtgagtcccagaACGTGGTCCAGCAGCCcttccagcagcctgtgcttgtGCCAGCCAGCCAGTCTGTGCAGGgggggctccaggctggaggggTCCCCATCTACTACAGTGTCATCCCCACTGCCCAGCAGAATGGCACCAG CCCATCCGTGGGgttcctgcagcctcctggctctgagcagtACCAGATGCCACAgtccccagcaccctgcagccccccccAGATGCAGCAGCAGTATTCAG gggtgtcccccTCAGGCCCTGGTGTGGTGGTGATGCAGCTGAATGTCCCCAACGGCCCCCAGgccccccagaacccccccgTGGTGCAGTGGAGCCACTGTAAGTACTACAGCCTGGAGCAGCGGGGGCAGAAACCAGGAGAGCTCTACAGCCCTGACAGCAGTGCTCAG GCCAGCActcagctgagcagccccaTCACGTCCCCCACGCAGTCCCCGACGCCGTCGCCCATCACCAACCTGAGCAGCGTGTGCCCggggctgagccccctcccCGTCCTCACACAGTTCCCCCGGCCCATGGGGCCAGCACAAG GTGACGGCAGGTACTCGCTGCTGGGCCAACCTCTGCAGTAcaacctgtccctgtgtcccccaccTCTGCTGCACAACCAGCCCAGCTACACAGGACACCAG ggccaggctggaatGAAACACGGCAACAGGAGCAAGAGACAAGCCCTGAAATCAGCGTCCACCGACCTGGGGACAAGTGACGTAG TGCTGGGCCGGGTGCTGGAGGTGACAGACCTGCCCGAGGGCATCACACGGACAGAGGCTGACAAGCTCTTCACCCAGCTCGCCATGGCCGGTGCCAAAATCCAGTGGCTCAAAGAGACTCAGGGGCGCCGCGGGGacgggggcggcggcggggacaACAGCGGGAGCGCCGAGAACGGCCGGCACGGCGACCTGGCTGCCTTATACACCATCGTGGCCGTGTTCCCCAGCCCCCTGGCGGCCCAGAACGCCTCCCTCCGCCTCAACAACTCCCTCAGCCGCTTCAAGCTGCGCGTGGCCAAAAAGAACTACGACCTGCGGGTGCTGGAGCGGGCCAGCTCCCAGTAG